One genomic region from Candidatus Bathyarchaeia archaeon encodes:
- a CDS encoding DUF4037 domain-containing protein encodes MGGAPYNFEKALLRKDTITAQLCLNNAVEIFTALLFIINNNFVPYRKWRLRELRKLEKKPEKYEEKIRQLVQTNSFDSEAFNLKRKIVQEVVDELRELLVQEGIPSEKVGKDMWRYQPKYLPSL; translated from the coding sequence GTGGGCGGAGCACCGTACAATTTCGAAAAGGCACTGCTGAGAAAGGACACAATTACCGCGCAACTTTGCCTAAACAACGCCGTTGAAATATTTACAGCCCTCCTCTTCATCATTAACAACAATTTTGTGCCTTATCGGAAATGGAGGCTTCGTGAACTGCGAAAATTGGAAAAGAAACCAGAAAAATATGAGGAAAAGATAAGGCAACTGGTCCAAACCAACAGTTTCGACAGCGAAGCCTTCAATTTAAAACGTAAAATAGTCCAAGAAGTTGTTGACGAACTGAGAGAACTTCTAGTTCAAGAAGGGATCCCCTCCGAGAAAGTTGGAAAGGACATGTGGAGGTACCAACCTAAATATCTGCCATCACTATAG
- a CDS encoding DUF371 domain-containing protein — translation MRVAEVITAFGHENIRASHTTTLEITKEKKLTVRGDCIVAVSADKSLLDLKPEFRSFLRRKDARLTILIDAGGVFDVVRAFGSPMLILSHPTDIVVRKSGYVCGRTLAINADKAACDLSRALVRKLQNPEQLVRITLTVEV, via the coding sequence ATGAGAGTAGCCGAGGTTATAACGGCGTTTGGACATGAGAACATAAGAGCGTCCCACACCACCACGCTTGAGATAACCAAGGAGAAAAAGCTAACCGTTAGAGGCGACTGTATTGTTGCGGTTTCAGCTGATAAAAGCTTATTGGACTTAAAACCAGAGTTTAGGAGTTTTCTCCGTAGAAAGGACGCGAGGCTTACGATTCTTATAGATGCTGGTGGTGTTTTTGATGTGGTGAGGGCTTTTGGAAGTCCTATGCTGATTTTGTCGCATCCGACAGACATTGTTGTGAGGAAAAGTGGATATGTCTGTGGCAGAACTTTGGCGATTAATGCGGATAAGGCGGCTTGCGACTTGTCAAGGGCTCTTGTGAGGAAACTTCAGAACCCGGAGCAGTTGGTTAGGATAACTTTGACTGTTGAGGTTTAG
- a CDS encoding CBS domain-containing protein produces the protein MSRETFRRTLRGKGPVSLKGSTAKKREGDVMHIAKSPVITMAPTTPIHDAIKIMAREGFRRIPIADPGAKTLAGIVTATDIVDYLGGGKKFEIVQQKFSGNIFKAINEPIKLIMNQKVFTVKTTANISEAIQLMKEKNVGGLPVVDEENRVRAIVTERDVARMFADRISGIKVSQLMTEKVVTALPKTTIFEAEKTMIGQGFRRLPIVSDSKVVGIVTSMDIIRFFGSGEVFKHLKSGTITQVLNTPSLEIATKDVATITPDADVGQAAKIMREKNLGALPVVQNEKLVGIITERDFFKIIE, from the coding sequence ATGAGTAGAGAAACTTTTAGGAGAACATTGAGGGGCAAGGGGCCAGTCTCATTAAAGGGCTCAACAGCCAAGAAACGCGAAGGTGACGTGATGCACATAGCAAAAAGCCCAGTCATAACAATGGCGCCAACAACACCCATACACGACGCCATAAAAATAATGGCAAGAGAGGGATTCCGCAGAATCCCCATAGCAGACCCCGGCGCAAAAACTTTGGCTGGCATAGTAACAGCCACAGACATCGTTGACTATCTTGGCGGAGGCAAAAAGTTCGAAATAGTCCAGCAGAAGTTTTCCGGAAACATCTTCAAAGCCATAAACGAGCCTATAAAACTCATAATGAACCAGAAAGTTTTCACCGTTAAAACCACGGCGAACATAAGCGAAGCAATTCAGCTTATGAAGGAAAAGAATGTTGGCGGCTTGCCAGTTGTGGATGAAGAAAACCGTGTTAGGGCAATAGTCACCGAGCGAGATGTAGCCCGCATGTTCGCAGACAGAATAAGCGGAATAAAGGTTTCACAATTAATGACAGAAAAGGTCGTAACAGCACTGCCCAAAACAACAATCTTCGAGGCGGAGAAAACCATGATTGGACAAGGCTTCAGAAGGCTCCCAATAGTTTCAGACAGCAAAGTCGTAGGCATAGTAACATCCATGGACATAATACGCTTCTTCGGCTCGGGAGAGGTCTTCAAACACCTAAAATCAGGAACAATAACGCAGGTTTTGAACACCCCATCCCTTGAAATAGCCACAAAAGATGTCGCAACAATCACGCCAGACGCAGATGTTGGACAAGCAGCAAAAATCATGCGGGAGAAAAACCTCGGCGCCTTACCAGTCGTCCAAAACGAGAAGCTTGTTGGCATAATAACCGAAAGGGACTTCTTCAAAATAATCGAGTAA
- a CDS encoding CBS domain-containing protein, whose product MAEIGLRSRMLVRDVMSSPVITVDEEATANHVAELMDKHGLGCIIVTSKEGKPIGIITERDLVTRVLAKNVKPDTLKAKDVMTTPLITIEPDETINEAARKMSRLNIRRLGVVYKGQLIGILSSKDILAVMPELIETIQERALIEGENLAQTIITEKEEESSLAGYCDRCGGWSDNLKEVDGEFLCEDCRAELETR is encoded by the coding sequence ATGGCTGAAATTGGTTTAAGGTCAAGAATGCTGGTTAGAGACGTCATGAGCAGCCCAGTGATAACAGTAGACGAAGAAGCCACAGCAAACCACGTCGCAGAACTCATGGACAAGCACGGCTTAGGATGCATAATAGTAACCAGCAAGGAAGGAAAACCCATAGGAATAATAACTGAAAGAGACTTGGTGACAAGGGTTCTTGCAAAAAATGTTAAACCAGACACTTTAAAGGCAAAAGACGTCATGACCACTCCACTCATAACAATAGAGCCAGACGAAACAATAAACGAAGCCGCCAGAAAAATGAGCAGACTAAACATTAGAAGGCTAGGCGTAGTCTACAAGGGGCAACTCATCGGAATTCTCTCCAGCAAGGACATACTGGCGGTAATGCCAGAACTAATCGAAACAATTCAGGAGAGAGCCCTAATAGAAGGAGAAAACCTGGCCCAAACAATCATAACAGAAAAGGAGGAAGAGTCCTCTCTGGCTGGTTACTGCGACCGCTGTGGCGGATGGTCGGACAACCTTAAAGAGGTGGATGGAGAATTCCTCTGCGAAGACTGCAGAGCCGAATTGGAAACCAGATGA
- a CDS encoding class I SAM-dependent methyltransferase family protein has product MPKEALCLKIPKINGEKAITTAHKLELINKELVVQRNNNYIYIPLVKSPSQDEIQALQKQAINLEITTYTFPERKTRPKTFIELLEDKLPPHLLACVPRAMDIVGDIAIIEIPPELEAHKMEIGNAILQIHKNLRTVLAKAGAVKGEYRTREYTIIAGEPKTETIHKEHGCLYHIDLAKAYFSPRLSHEHKRVASMVKEGETVIDMFAGVGPFSILIAKNHERVRVYAIDINPEAIALLEKNVRLNRVEGKVHPILGDAKQIVKQKLREQADRIIMNLPEKAIEFVGAACEALKPEGGTIHFYGFVTAEDPMEKLELRFKEEVKKFGRTVAKILHSRTVRETAPYEWQAVLDAEIR; this is encoded by the coding sequence ATGCCGAAGGAAGCCCTCTGCCTCAAAATTCCCAAAATTAATGGAGAAAAAGCCATAACAACAGCCCACAAACTAGAACTGATAAACAAAGAACTGGTAGTTCAAAGAAACAACAATTACATTTACATCCCCCTCGTAAAAAGCCCCTCACAAGATGAGATTCAAGCCCTCCAAAAACAGGCTATAAACCTAGAAATCACAACTTACACTTTCCCAGAAAGAAAAACGCGTCCAAAAACATTTATTGAATTGTTAGAAGACAAACTGCCACCCCACTTACTGGCTTGCGTCCCCCGAGCCATGGACATCGTCGGCGACATAGCCATAATCGAAATCCCACCAGAACTTGAAGCCCACAAGATGGAAATCGGAAATGCAATCCTACAAATTCACAAAAACTTACGAACAGTTCTTGCAAAGGCCGGGGCAGTAAAAGGAGAATATCGCACAAGAGAATACACGATAATAGCTGGGGAACCAAAAACAGAAACCATCCACAAGGAGCACGGTTGCCTATACCATATCGACCTAGCCAAAGCCTACTTCTCTCCACGCCTATCCCATGAGCACAAACGCGTGGCATCAATGGTTAAAGAAGGCGAAACGGTCATAGACATGTTCGCTGGAGTGGGGCCCTTCTCAATCCTCATAGCAAAAAACCATGAACGTGTTAGGGTTTACGCCATAGACATAAATCCAGAAGCCATAGCTCTGCTCGAAAAGAATGTTAGGCTGAATAGGGTTGAGGGAAAAGTCCACCCAATCCTTGGCGACGCAAAACAAATCGTTAAACAAAAACTTCGCGAGCAAGCAGACCGCATCATCATGAACCTGCCAGAAAAAGCCATAGAGTTTGTAGGAGCCGCGTGTGAAGCCTTGAAGCCCGAAGGGGGCACCATACACTTCTATGGCTTCGTCACGGCAGAAGACCCCATGGAAAAATTGGAACTACGATTTAAAGAAGAAGTTAAAAAATTCGGGAGAACAGTGGCGAAAATTCTTCACTCAAGAACTGTTCGCGAAACAGCCCCCTACGAGTGGCAAGCCGTTTTAGACGCTGAAATTCGCTAA
- a CDS encoding Retroviral aspartyl protease, whose product MSYVKVKVKIRNIHNPELEAERELLADTGSIYTMVKREFLEGLRIKPKGKRKFKTADGRLVEREVGAAEIEIDGQSTYSIIIFGEESDAEVLGVTTLEELGLQVDPVTGELKPLELLLL is encoded by the coding sequence ATGAGTTATGTTAAGGTCAAGGTAAAGATTCGAAACATTCACAATCCAGAACTGGAAGCCGAAAGGGAACTTCTCGCCGACACAGGCTCAATATACACAATGGTTAAACGTGAGTTTCTTGAAGGCCTCCGAATAAAGCCAAAGGGAAAGCGGAAATTCAAAACGGCTGATGGGAGACTTGTCGAGCGGGAGGTTGGAGCCGCGGAAATAGAGATAGATGGGCAGAGCACTTACTCGATCATAATTTTTGGCGAAGAGTCAGATGCGGAAGTTCTGGGCGTAACAACCCTTGAAGAACTCGGACTGCAAGTCGACCCTGTGACAGGCGAGCTAAAACCATTAGAGCTTCTACTCTTATAG
- a CDS encoding DUF1805 domain-containing protein, translating to MISVAQVKVGEKTCLGVRVELPDSPPLLLVVAEKGFVMCGFLNIEAAERLSVAAAMVSGVKTFEDVLNAEIKAATTKAKGLGVQPGMRGAEALKHML from the coding sequence TTGATAAGTGTTGCTCAGGTTAAGGTAGGCGAGAAAACATGTTTAGGCGTTAGGGTTGAGCTTCCAGATTCGCCGCCGCTACTGCTGGTTGTGGCGGAGAAGGGCTTCGTTATGTGCGGCTTCCTAAACATTGAGGCTGCAGAACGCCTAAGCGTGGCAGCAGCCATGGTGAGCGGAGTAAAAACCTTCGAGGATGTTTTAAATGCCGAGATTAAAGCCGCCACAACAAAGGCTAAAGGGTTAGGCGTTCAGCCTGGAATGCGAGGCGCAGAAGCCTTAAAGCATATGCTTTAA
- a CDS encoding 30S ribosomal protein S26e produces the protein MPYKRKSRGRSKGAKGRSGFVQCANCGELVPRDKAKKVTRRLSLVDPALAKELRQKGAYISAPVDTKYYCVSCAVHYGIVKVRAREERKLRIGRRF, from the coding sequence ATGCCATATAAGAGGAAGAGTCGTGGAAGGTCGAAGGGTGCTAAGGGCAGAAGTGGCTTTGTCCAGTGTGCCAACTGCGGGGAACTTGTGCCACGGGATAAAGCTAAAAAAGTAACGCGGAGACTTTCTCTGGTGGATCCCGCCTTAGCTAAGGAGCTACGCCAAAAAGGCGCTTATATTTCTGCGCCGGTTGACACAAAATATTATTGTGTTTCATGCGCTGTTCATTATGGTATTGTGAAGGTTCGGGCAAGAGAAGAGCGCAAGCTTCGCATTGGCAGAAGGTTCTAG
- a CDS encoding GNAT family N-acetyltransferase, producing the protein MPKIRMAELPDLPKILELIKKNREPLNEDLGAIFNFESPNEKGRFFVAEESGEIVGFSRVHFYRWNKSAYVISLLVDAGYRRRGIGSLLLKAMEDFARENGARVLMFDTAIDNIPALNLYFKNGFRICGYNEKLYDNAKTALYLAKEL; encoded by the coding sequence AAAAATTCGAATGGCAGAGCTGCCGGATCTACCCAAAATATTAGAGCTGATTAAGAAGAATAGGGAGCCTTTAAACGAGGATTTAGGGGCTATCTTCAATTTTGAAAGTCCCAATGAGAAGGGCAGATTCTTTGTCGCTGAGGAAAGTGGCGAGATTGTAGGTTTTTCTAGAGTGCATTTTTATAGGTGGAATAAAAGTGCTTATGTGATAAGCCTCCTCGTTGACGCTGGTTATAGGCGTAGAGGAATAGGTTCCCTTCTACTAAAGGCCATGGAGGATTTTGCAAGAGAAAATGGTGCGCGGGTTCTCATGTTTGACACCGCAATAGATAACATTCCAGCCTTAAACCTTTATTTTAAGAATGGCTTTAGAATCTGCGGCTACAATGAAAAGCTCTATGATAATGCAAAAACTGCGTTATATCTTGCGAAGGAACTGTAA
- a CDS encoding helix-turn-helix domain-containing protein, with amino-acid sequence MSVSPSVREVLARRIAGEIILSNKPGATMRKWRELFGVSQTTLSDKMMLSPSVISDYESGRRKSPGTKFVRRFVWALLKIDEERGSRFIREFAKLTSSPSMAVVDLREFPIPVRVEYLCKAIKGEVVACSSLNVRDVLGYTVVDSKKTIETLSGFEYSQLFGATTERALIFTNIGDENSPMMLVRMSSLKPKVVVFHGVKPDEYSIRLAEYDRIPLIYSALPTVEQLVKSLRKLYRIALRRKLGKAVRPPPKVST; translated from the coding sequence ATGTCTGTGTCTCCAAGCGTTCGCGAAGTTCTTGCTAGGCGAATCGCCGGCGAGATTATCCTCTCCAACAAGCCCGGAGCCACCATGCGGAAGTGGCGGGAGCTCTTCGGTGTTTCCCAGACAACACTTTCAGATAAGATGATGCTTTCGCCTTCCGTGATAAGCGACTATGAAAGCGGGAGGCGGAAAAGCCCTGGCACAAAGTTTGTGCGCCGTTTTGTTTGGGCACTGTTGAAGATTGATGAGGAGCGGGGAAGCCGCTTTATCCGCGAGTTCGCCAAACTTACAAGTTCTCCCAGCATGGCTGTTGTGGATTTACGGGAGTTCCCCATTCCAGTACGCGTTGAATATTTATGTAAAGCCATTAAAGGCGAGGTTGTGGCTTGTTCCAGCCTAAACGTCCGGGATGTTTTGGGCTATACGGTTGTGGACAGCAAGAAGACCATTGAGACGCTTTCGGGTTTTGAGTATTCCCAACTCTTCGGAGCCACAACAGAACGCGCATTAATCTTCACAAACATTGGGGATGAGAATTCTCCCATGATGCTTGTCCGCATGAGCAGCCTAAAACCAAAAGTCGTTGTTTTTCATGGCGTGAAGCCAGACGAATACTCGATTAGGCTGGCGGAGTACGACCGTATACCCCTAATTTATTCGGCTCTGCCAACCGTTGAGCAGCTTGTAAAATCGTTGCGGAAGCTTTACCGCATAGCCCTCAGAAGGAAGCTTGGCAAAGCAGTCCGCCCACCCCCAAAAGTAAGCACATAA
- a CDS encoding DUF72 domain-containing protein has protein sequence MIKVGCCGFPTSMKRYFENYNLVELNSTFYEYPRLETVAGWREKAPENFEFTVKAHQDISHKAKMRLDETSRKAFETMKQICKTLKAKILLIQTPGSFRPDKLSEAEKFFEAVDREGLTLVWETRGPEWEKPEVYEKLKQVLSRLDVVHVTDPFRVLPAYTNQTAYFRLHGLGEELYYYQYTDEELRQLSEIAKNFEAEGKTVYVLFNNLAMFEDGLRFMQYLSSRKFPKITGSVGLESIKSVIEKTRYPAPKSVLIKKVGWRLVEIEEGKQVRLAELLAELPSKTYKKPEEVLKELKTAKKLG, from the coding sequence TTGATAAAAGTTGGGTGTTGCGGCTTCCCAACATCCATGAAACGCTACTTTGAAAACTACAACCTAGTGGAGCTGAACAGCACATTCTACGAGTATCCAAGGCTGGAAACCGTCGCGGGATGGCGGGAAAAAGCACCAGAAAACTTCGAATTCACGGTTAAGGCGCACCAAGACATAAGCCACAAGGCGAAAATGCGGCTGGACGAAACAAGTAGAAAAGCCTTCGAAACCATGAAACAAATATGCAAAACATTAAAGGCGAAAATACTGCTGATACAGACGCCCGGCTCCTTCCGACCAGACAAACTCAGCGAAGCAGAAAAATTCTTCGAGGCTGTGGATCGTGAAGGCTTAACACTTGTATGGGAGACCCGCGGACCAGAATGGGAAAAACCAGAAGTTTATGAGAAGCTAAAGCAAGTTTTAAGCCGCTTAGATGTGGTGCATGTGACAGACCCCTTTAGGGTTTTGCCAGCCTACACAAATCAAACAGCCTATTTCCGACTGCACGGTTTAGGCGAAGAACTATACTACTACCAGTACACAGACGAGGAACTGCGGCAACTCAGCGAAATAGCCAAAAATTTCGAGGCGGAAGGCAAAACGGTTTACGTGCTCTTCAACAACCTCGCCATGTTCGAGGACGGATTACGCTTTATGCAATACCTCTCCAGCAGGAAATTCCCAAAAATCACAGGCTCTGTTGGCTTGGAATCCATAAAAAGCGTTATTGAAAAGACGCGATATCCAGCACCAAAAAGCGTGCTGATTAAAAAAGTTGGCTGGAGGCTTGTGGAAATCGAAGAGGGCAAACAGGTTAGGCTTGCGGAGCTGCTGGCAGAACTGCCATCAAAAACCTACAAAAAACCAGAAGAAGTCCTAAAGGAGTTGAAGACCGCCAAAAAGTTGGGTTAA
- a CDS encoding uracil-DNA glycosylase has protein sequence MNSSREAVLEAVASEVRACKKCGLWRTRKNAVPGEGDSNAKVMLIGEAPGYWEDVKGRPFVGAAGKFLDNLLAEAGLLRGQVFIGNVLKCRPPGNREPAPSEIEACTPFLERQIGAIKPKLIITLGNYSTAYIFAKAGITFRGITEARGKFYPANVLGLAVTVFPTLHPAAGLYSAKYKQLLIGDFRLLKAKIQELGLAV, from the coding sequence ATGAACTCATCAAGGGAGGCTGTTTTGGAGGCTGTTGCTTCAGAGGTTAGGGCTTGCAAAAAGTGTGGTCTTTGGAGAACCCGAAAAAACGCTGTTCCAGGCGAGGGAGACTCAAACGCCAAAGTGATGCTTATTGGGGAGGCCCCGGGCTACTGGGAAGATGTTAAGGGCAGACCTTTTGTTGGGGCTGCCGGAAAGTTTTTGGATAATCTTTTGGCTGAGGCTGGTCTTTTGCGGGGTCAAGTCTTTATTGGGAATGTTTTGAAGTGCCGCCCGCCTGGAAACCGTGAGCCAGCGCCCTCTGAAATTGAGGCTTGCACACCTTTTTTGGAACGGCAGATAGGGGCTATAAAGCCAAAACTCATAATCACTCTTGGAAATTACTCAACCGCGTATATTTTCGCAAAGGCTGGAATAACCTTCCGGGGAATAACAGAGGCTAGGGGAAAATTTTATCCGGCAAATGTTTTAGGCTTGGCTGTAACTGTTTTCCCGACCTTGCATCCGGCAGCGGGACTTTACAGCGCTAAATATAAACAATTGCTCATTGGCGATTTTAGGCTGCTCAAGGCGAAAATCCAAGAGTTGGGCTTAGCCGTTTAA
- a CDS encoding CBS domain-containing protein: MNEKHPFIYDDELATKARALIRDFSLRILPVTNRERKLLGVVSRGVVMTISSSVSPIKVKGIMTNPKHVATIDDDAFQTIKAMLRVDEWCTPVVNNKTDNLLKGVLGLENFIENIIKTSPEKLAKPVSEIMSTNLLTCSPEDEIDNVWRLMQDKSLAGLPVTVKNKLVGIITQKDLLESGALMPTFESHKGRFKASTKISTVMKTNVIAVQPSVKAIRVAKVMVSKDIGRVPVIDEEGRLIGIVDREDIARLIIK; encoded by the coding sequence TTGAATGAAAAGCACCCTTTCATTTATGATGATGAGCTTGCAACAAAAGCCCGCGCCCTCATCCGCGACTTCTCCCTAAGAATATTGCCAGTCACAAATAGAGAAAGAAAGCTTTTGGGAGTAGTCTCCCGCGGCGTAGTCATGACCATATCCTCTTCGGTTTCACCAATAAAAGTAAAAGGAATAATGACAAACCCAAAGCATGTTGCCACAATAGACGATGACGCTTTCCAAACAATTAAAGCAATGCTGCGTGTGGACGAATGGTGCACACCAGTTGTAAACAACAAAACAGACAACCTGTTGAAAGGAGTTTTAGGCTTGGAAAACTTCATAGAAAACATAATAAAAACAAGCCCTGAAAAACTTGCAAAGCCAGTTTCAGAAATAATGTCAACAAACCTTCTAACATGCTCTCCAGAAGACGAAATTGACAATGTTTGGCGCTTAATGCAAGACAAATCCTTAGCTGGGCTTCCAGTCACCGTCAAAAACAAGCTTGTAGGCATCATAACACAGAAGGACCTTCTTGAAAGCGGAGCGCTTATGCCAACATTCGAGTCACATAAGGGAAGATTTAAAGCTTCAACGAAAATTTCAACCGTTATGAAAACGAACGTGATAGCCGTCCAGCCATCAGTAAAAGCGATAAGGGTTGCAAAAGTCATGGTTTCAAAAGACATTGGGCGAGTTCCAGTCATAGACGAAGAGGGAAGGCTAATAGGCATAGTGGACCGAGAAGACATAGCAAGGCTCATAATCAAGTGA
- a CDS encoding DUF4438 domain-containing protein, which produces MLRTNVDKLVKISVVGEVASPIYGRGIYNISAEGVPMVLPGVGGITYNVRVGDPACGWEADHVEPGVSIENKENDPRYGQGANTALNVLSCVGNEAVVVSGDAKGAKGVVTGKHGGIEHVLVDFQPETLEKLMLGDKVLVKAFGVGLKLLDFPNIKVMNMDPHFLEALDPKPVGDKLEVPVTHVIPAAIMGSGLGANQTYSGDYDIQLFDEATRKEYGLDDLRLGDLVAILDADHSYGRIYRKGAVSVGIVVHTNCVTSGHGPGVTTLFTSPDGKIIPRIDSRANIACILKLRTDI; this is translated from the coding sequence ATGTTAAGGACAAATGTTGACAAACTGGTTAAGATCTCCGTTGTTGGTGAGGTTGCAAGCCCAATTTATGGAAGAGGCATATACAACATTTCCGCTGAGGGGGTGCCCATGGTTTTGCCGGGTGTGGGCGGAATAACCTACAATGTGAGGGTTGGCGACCCGGCTTGCGGTTGGGAAGCTGACCACGTTGAGCCTGGCGTAAGCATAGAAAACAAGGAAAACGACCCGCGTTATGGACAGGGCGCAAACACAGCCTTAAACGTGCTTTCATGTGTTGGGAATGAGGCAGTTGTGGTTTCTGGAGACGCTAAAGGCGCAAAGGGTGTTGTTACAGGCAAGCATGGCGGGATAGAGCATGTGCTTGTTGACTTTCAGCCTGAAACCCTTGAAAAGCTCATGCTCGGCGACAAAGTGCTGGTGAAGGCTTTTGGCGTTGGCTTGAAACTTTTGGACTTTCCAAACATTAAGGTTATGAATATGGATCCCCATTTCCTGGAGGCTTTAGACCCGAAGCCTGTTGGTGATAAGCTGGAGGTCCCGGTTACGCATGTTATTCCCGCAGCGATTATGGGCTCTGGCTTAGGCGCCAACCAAACTTATTCTGGTGATTATGATATACAGCTTTTCGATGAAGCTACTCGGAAGGAGTATGGGCTTGACGATCTTCGGCTTGGCGACTTGGTGGCCATACTGGACGCAGACCATTCTTATGGGAGAATCTACCGCAAAGGCGCTGTTTCAGTGGGCATAGTTGTCCACACAAACTGCGTCACTTCGGGGCATGGTCCGGGCGTCACAACCCTCTTCACGTCGCCTGATGGGAAAATTATTCCCAGAATTGATTCTAGGGCTAACATCGCTTGCATCTTGAAATTGAGAACAGATATATAG
- the pgsA gene encoding archaetidylinositol phosphate synthase, producing MLTKLKAKVQSAIKTQAQIVNRLGLTPNTISVIGIILALFSAIAYTIGRQAVTLTLAVILLLLSGYCDMLDGALARLCEKETPFGGFLDSLLDRYADSAVYVGIILGGLCSASWGLIALIGSLLVSYSRARAEAASIKMETVGLAERAERIIIISAASVAEIFFIGIMEAGMILLAVLTNLTVLQRSLYAYKALKKKGETKPEG from the coding sequence ATGCTGACAAAGCTCAAAGCCAAAGTACAGTCAGCCATAAAAACACAGGCACAAATAGTCAACAGGTTAGGCTTAACGCCAAACACCATAAGCGTCATAGGCATAATTTTAGCCCTATTCTCGGCGATAGCCTACACCATTGGACGCCAAGCAGTAACTCTGACCTTGGCTGTTATTCTGCTGCTTCTTTCGGGATACTGCGACATGCTGGACGGAGCCTTGGCAAGGCTATGCGAAAAAGAAACACCCTTCGGGGGCTTCTTGGACTCCCTCCTCGATAGGTATGCGGACTCGGCGGTTTATGTGGGCATAATACTGGGCGGACTGTGCTCAGCTTCGTGGGGGCTTATAGCCCTCATAGGCTCTTTGCTGGTGAGCTATTCCCGTGCCAGAGCTGAAGCAGCAAGCATAAAAATGGAGACTGTTGGCTTGGCTGAAAGGGCTGAACGCATAATCATAATTTCGGCTGCAAGCGTAGCCGAAATATTCTTTATAGGCATAATGGAAGCCGGCATGATATTGTTGGCTGTTCTCACAAACCTAACAGTGTTGCAGAGGAGCCTATACGCCTATAAAGCGTTAAAGAAGAAGGGAGAAACGAAGCCAGAAGGCTAG